Within Cellulophaga sp. L1A9, the genomic segment ATACAACCATATAACTAAAACATCATCTGGTTGATCAGGGAAGTGTGGTTGACGATTAATGGTAAAACTCATCAGCCAATTAGAATCGGTGATAGAAACTATTCCCCCAGTAGCAGCTTTACCAGAATAAGGATCGTTTACACAGTATTCCTTAATTTTTTCGGTTAAAGCTGAAGGGCGACACGTTAATGTAGCAGATTCCCAAGAAGATTTTTCAATTGAGCTACAGAATTTTTCCGGTTTACCAAATTCGGTAGATTTTGCCGCTAAGTTTTTCCATAGTTGCCATCCGGAACTCTCGCCACTTGTTGCGTTATCAATAGCTTTAATAGGAGCATTTATATTATCCCCATATTGGGTGTCTTCTGTCATGGAAGCCGTGGTCACAATTACAAAATCATTTTCAGTTACAGGGATTGTTACTTCTTTATCTTTTTGTTGGGTAATAATGCCTTTAACAACTTTTCCTTCTGTATTGATCTGTATGTCCAAATCTTTAACCAAGGTGTTGAACTGAATTTTAACGCCTTTAGATTTTAGATGTTCTGTTAAAGGTTTAACGAAGGTATCGTACTGATTGTATTTTGGAAATACCAAGCATGATAGATCTTTAAAGCCATCTATAAGATGTAAAAAACGGTGCATATATGATTTGCACTCTAGTAAACTGTGCCAGTTTTCAAAAGCGAACATGGTTCGGAATAAAGTCCAAAAATTACTTTTTAAAAATGAGTTGCTGAAATACCCTTCAACAGTCATATCATCTAATTCTTCTTTCTTTTTTAGTAAAAGCTTTACAATTGCTAATTGATCTAATTTGTCTAGGCCAAATTTGCTAAAATCTTGTATTTCCCCATTATTATGAATTAATCTAGCTTTTGAATAATTAGGGTCGTTATCATTAAGTAAACGAAATTCATCCAATACACTATATGGAGCGGGCATTTCTAAAGCAGGAATATCCTGAAATATATCCCATAGGTTTTCATAGGTCATTTCCATTTCTCTACCACCTCTAAC encodes:
- a CDS encoding oleate hydratase; translation: MGKITEKFDKVLNASPFPGQVDHAPDASKEIVHNSKDQPMPFADLTGNYQRNKGIPAKSYKDSKVYIVGTGIAGLSAAYYFIRDGHIPGENIVFLEKIAVEGGSLDGSGNAKDGYLVRGGREMEMTYENLWDIFQDIPALEMPAPYSVLDEFRLLNDNDPNYSKARLIHNNGEIQDFSKFGLDKLDQLAIVKLLLKKKEELDDMTVEGYFSNSFLKSNFWTLFRTMFAFENWHSLLECKSYMHRFLHLIDGFKDLSCLVFPKYNQYDTFVKPLTEHLKSKGVKIQFNTLVKDLDIQINTEGKVVKGIITQQKDKEVTIPVTENDFVIVTTASMTEDTQYGDNINAPIKAIDNATSGESSGWQLWKNLAAKSTEFGKPEKFCSSIEKSSWESATLTCRPSALTEKIKEYCVNDPYSGKAATGGIVSITDSNWLMSFTINRQPHFPDQPDDVLVIWLYALYMDKDGNYTKKTMPQSTGNEILSELCFHIGVEDQIDTIIEKTIVKTSFMPYITSMFMPRAVGDRPEIVPHGSKNLGLVGQFVETHNDVVFTVETSVRTARIAVYKLLNLNKQVPDIAAGQYDIRQLLKAAKALNDYKPFPGESVLKRVLKNTYFEHILPVGEEDEEHHDSFFNEPLEKLKEWAKGFNR